From the Desulfobulbaceae bacterium genome, one window contains:
- a CDS encoding pyridoxal phosphate-dependent aminotransferase — MRTNIVHSGAGELTYEIRNIVTVGEKLQKLGMRTYWENIGDPIAKGEHIPQWMKDIVIDLAQQDSTYGYSPTKGILATREFIAERTNKRGGAQITPEDIIFFNGLGDAISKIYGFMRPTARVVMPTPSYTTHSSAEAAHAGDRPVTYLLDPNNHWYPDLDDLEKRIKYNPAVAAILIINPDNPTGAVYSESILGGIIRLAKKYNLFVICDEVYLNIVYNGFKTLPISDLIEDVPAIAMRGMSKEMPWPGGRCGWIEVYNGHRKPMFEKYVQSILNAKMLEVCSTTLPQAVLPRLMSHPEYDNYLQERIDRYEKYSNIAYDYLKDVDGVLVNRTNGAFYMSVVFEEGRLTRNQTLPISNPEVRKQVEILVNPEGVSLDKRFVYYMLGATGVCTVPLSSFATELQGLRVTLLEKDESVFRQIFEAIADSIRKYLAS; from the coding sequence ATGCGTACAAATATCGTTCATAGTGGCGCCGGCGAACTGACATATGAGATTCGTAATATCGTTACCGTCGGTGAAAAACTTCAGAAACTTGGAATGCGTACCTATTGGGAAAATATTGGCGATCCGATTGCCAAAGGTGAGCATATCCCGCAGTGGATGAAGGATATCGTTATCGATCTGGCCCAGCAGGACTCGACCTATGGGTACTCCCCGACCAAGGGGATTCTGGCGACCAGGGAGTTTATTGCTGAGCGAACTAATAAGCGGGGTGGCGCTCAGATTACCCCGGAAGATATTATTTTCTTCAACGGCTTGGGTGATGCGATCAGCAAGATTTATGGATTCATGCGACCCACAGCCCGGGTGGTGATGCCGACCCCGAGTTATACCACCCACTCTTCGGCCGAAGCAGCTCATGCCGGAGATAGGCCGGTAACGTATCTCCTTGATCCTAATAATCACTGGTATCCTGACCTGGACGACCTGGAGAAGCGGATCAAGTACAACCCCGCTGTGGCGGCGATCTTGATCATCAATCCAGATAACCCTACCGGCGCGGTGTACTCCGAGTCAATCCTCGGGGGGATTATCCGTTTGGCCAAGAAGTATAACTTGTTCGTGATTTGTGACGAGGTGTACCTTAATATCGTCTATAACGGTTTTAAAACCCTGCCAATTTCTGATCTTATCGAGGATGTGCCGGCGATTGCCATGCGCGGGATGTCGAAGGAGATGCCGTGGCCCGGTGGTCGCTGTGGGTGGATCGAGGTCTATAACGGGCACCGCAAGCCGATGTTTGAAAAGTATGTCCAATCGATCCTGAATGCCAAGATGCTTGAGGTGTGCTCGACCACCTTGCCTCAGGCTGTATTGCCGCGGCTGATGTCGCATCCGGAATATGATAATTACCTGCAGGAGAGGATTGATCGGTATGAAAAGTATTCCAATATCGCTTACGATTACCTGAAGGACGTTGACGGGGTTTTGGTAAATCGGACTAACGGTGCATTCTATATGAGCGTGGTTTTTGAGGAGGGACGTTTGACCAGGAATCAGACTCTGCCGATTTCTAACCCCGAAGTCCGTAAGCAGGTTGAGATTCTGGTCAATCCTGAAGGGGTGTCGCTGGATAAGCGTTTTGTTTACTATATGCTGGGTGCGACCGGAGTGTGCACGGTGCCGCTTAGTTCTTTTGCCACTGAGCTTCAGGGGTTGCGGGTGACACTGCTCGAAAAGGACGAGAGTGTGTTCAGGCAGATATTCGAGGCGATTGCCGATTCGATCCGCAAGTATCTGGCTTCCTGA